The sequence below is a genomic window from Humulus lupulus chromosome 3, drHumLupu1.1, whole genome shotgun sequence.
CTCGGCTCAAGGgctatataattaataatatttatatttattgtcatTTTCTAGTTGAAGTAATATCTTTTTCTGTCAATGGTTGGACAATGCTCGCTGaccatatatacatttatatgatCCTTTGATGCTCCGAAATGAAGTGTGGATTTTGACCCTTGTCTCCAGTTTGCTTCAATATTATGAATAATATACCTTACTTTTTCAACATATCATCTTCTGTCTTTCGTTTTCTTAGTTCCCAAACTTAATTTGCGGTCGcatatatatatccatatataaatatttgtaaGCAATGTAGCAATAAGTTTCGATCTAGCTATGAGAACTTGACAAGCTAGCATACATGACAAATTGACTGAAGATCCTTATATACCTTGTGGGGTTACGTTGAATCAATTCATGAGCCATCTATCAGATCGGGATTGGTATACAAATCGTTGAAAAGGAAATTAACCCTTTGACCCTGTGTCATTTTGTGAATCGTATCATATGAGTTCGACAGCAATGAGGGCAACTTAATTCTTTGGAATTTCAACGCGCATATATATGTTTAAAGTGATGATGAAGACAATAATATATACCGAAACCTCTCCACTGTTCCAATATATATCTCTACAAAAGAACATCAAATATCAGAGACTATTCGTTATTCTGTTCCCCATCCAAGACGTGCGTGTCACATTTCATTTCCTTGGCTCTTTGCAAATTGCAATTTTTAGGACCACTTGATTCCTTTCTTTGGTCATTCTGGAACTGAGAgtatatagtagtagtagtagtatagttGAGCCAATAGCTCTCTTACGCATGTTTTCATTTCTATATAGCAGCATCGTTCTATAATAGTGTCACTTTGATAGACTCGTATATATAATAGGCTCATGATCAATATTTCTTTTTCGAGTCACTGCAATATGGTGCTTGTATATTACTCATGTCatgctaaccaagtcataaagCTCTCACTACAGATGTAGTGTATATATGTACAAACTTGTAATGATGCTGAAGCCTAAAGGGGTCCATTGTTATGTGGAATTAATGGTCTGTAGTTGGCTTGTCTCTGTACACTGCCCCTTTTCTACAGTCTGCTTGTGAAGAGTAGAggataaaaaaaagaaaaaactcaTTTTTTCATGAATGTTATTTGAAAACTGTTGAATGACAACATTATTACTTGCTTACACATACTTAGCTTCAACGACTGTCCACCACCCAGCACTCAGAAAAAACTTTTAGCACAATTACGATTGAGTTGTAAGCCTTTAAATATACCAAAGTTGAATAAGAGGTTTGCACTTTTTGTCATTTTCTGGTAGTAATTGATTATGTCATTTCGTTGTCCCCGACTAACTGGTCcaaacttcatctggtatttttCTATAGTAAATGGCCAAAGGGCATAAATGACCTACTTGAATACCACTGCCAATAGAAACACTCTACCGACTTGCTTTCATCACGGCCTCCATCCACCGTTGGATTTACTATCAACATCATCCTAGCTACTCATCAAAAAATAATCCTCCAAATCCAATCCTAACACCACCaattatcattattaatttttgtgttattagcataattcctttttttttttttatgattatgatattTTTTGAAGAGTATCAATAATGATAAAttgaaaaattatattataaattatgatAATTTTAAgggataaaattataattttttattataaatataatcataaaaattagttgttattatttataaatttagaaACTTGActgttaaaaataaaattcaataatGCTGAAAGGtcttggcttttttttttttttcctttagcaTACTACTaatccaaaaaataataataataataataataataataataataataataataataataatagtaataataataacaaaagaagaagaagtaaaGGTTTTTGACTATTGTGTCTTTCTCTCTGTCAACAACACTGAAGAGAGACTTCAATCCCCGCCATGAAATCGCCAAAGAGCCAACATCAGCTCCTTGAAGCGGAGAAGGTCTTATCTTCACTAATGGAATTGATACCTAAAGTTTTAGCCTTTAAAGGAAAATGGGCAGTGATCATAACCAAACTTACCAACCTCCCAACTCATCTCGCAGGCCTCTCTGAGTTATCCAACTTTTCATCATCCACTTCACTCGTTTCAGAACTCGTTCATTCCGTCGTTCAGACCCTTTTGGACACTTCGGCTCTCGCTACAAAATGCATGAACCCGAGCCCTTCAGACGGCAAGCTCAGAACCCAGAGCGATCTCGACTCGGTATCGGCAAGGCTTGACCACCACATCAAAGACTTGGGGATTTTCATGAATTCTCTTGCACTTCGGAAAGAGGGTAATGCTGTGGATGGTAGGTCAGAGTCGGTGAGTTCTATAATGGACTCTGTCCGAGTCGAGGCGAGTAATTTGCTGATGACTCGTTTGCAGATTGGGAACTTCGAGTCCAGAGACTCAGCCATGGACTCCTTGCTGGGTTACCTCTACGAGGACGATAAGAGCGTTTTGACGGCCGTGGCTGAAGGTTTTGTGCCTGTGCTTGTCAATTTGCTCGATTCGAGCTCAGTGGAAATTAAGGAGAAAGCGGTCTCAGCAATTTCAAGGGTTTCAACCGTGGATGGTGCCAACCATGTCTTGTTAGCAGAAGGGCCTTTGTTAATCACTCATTTGCTTAGAGTTCTTGATTCCAGAAATGGGTTCGctagagagaaagcttgtattgcTCTTAAAGCTCTTAGCTTTTCTGAAGAGAATGCCAGAATGATTGGGTGCAGCGGTGGAATAGCCTCACTTCTGGAGATTTGTCAAGCTGGGTCAACCTATGCACAGGCTTATGCAGTTGGGGTTTTGAGAAACATATCTGTGTTCTCTGAGATTAAGCAATATTTCATTGAGGAGAATGCCATTCCTGTGCTTATTGCCATTGGGACTTCAGGGACCTTAGTTGCACAAGAAAACGCAATTGGGTGTCTCAGTAATCTGGTTTCAGAGGATGAGAGCTTGAAACTTGTTGTTTCAAAGGAAGGTGGTATTCAGTGCTTGAAGAGCTTTTGGGATGGTGCTCCAACGATTCAAAGCATTGAGGTTTCGATTGAGTTATTGAAAAACTTGGCTTCTTGTAGATCTATTGGTGAAGCTCTTGTATCTGAGGGGTTCCTAGCTAAACTAGTTGGAGTATTGAGTTGTGGAGTTGCTAGTGTGAGATTGGCTGCTGCTGGGGCCATTTGTGAATTGAGTTTTAGCTCAAAAGCTAGAAAAGAGGTGGGAGAAGTTGGAGTAATACCTCCATTAATTGGTATGCTGGAAGCCAAGTCTAGCGAGGAAAAGGAAATGGCTGCACAGGCATTGGCAATTCTTATGCTTTATGCAGGAAACAGGAAACTCTTCCTCAAGGAAGACAAAGCCTTAGAGTGTACAGTTCAACTTCTTGGTCCTTCAATAATTAATTTTGACAAGAAGtatttgatttctgttttgaattcTATTGTAAATTCAAGTAAGTGTAGGAAAGAAATAGTAGATTCAGGGGCGTTTGATCATTTGCCAAAGCTTATTGACATGGAAGTCGATGGGGCTAAGAAGCTTAACGAAAGCCTTCATCGAAACAACTCATGGAGTGTATTTGCCAGAAGAAGATGAAGTGGACTAACTCGTTTTTACCTCTTTTTCATCCCTACTTTGAAACCCTCAACCGGTATATATATCTTTTAACTCTTTATCACACTTTTTCAACTTGTTGTATGTGACCAAGAGTTCGATTGATTGGCTTAATTGTCACTAATTTCATTGAGGTTGTACAATCATAAAATGTAATCATATGCTCTGTTTGCTAATCCAAATTGTTA
It includes:
- the LOC133823831 gene encoding uncharacterized protein LOC133823831, translating into MKSPKSQHQLLEAEKVLSSLMELIPKVLAFKGKWAVIITKLTNLPTHLAGLSELSNFSSSTSLVSELVHSVVQTLLDTSALATKCMNPSPSDGKLRTQSDLDSVSARLDHHIKDLGIFMNSLALRKEGNAVDGRSESVSSIMDSVRVEASNLLMTRLQIGNFESRDSAMDSLLGYLYEDDKSVLTAVAEGFVPVLVNLLDSSSVEIKEKAVSAISRVSTVDGANHVLLAEGPLLITHLLRVLDSRNGFAREKACIALKALSFSEENARMIGCSGGIASLLEICQAGSTYAQAYAVGVLRNISVFSEIKQYFIEENAIPVLIAIGTSGTLVAQENAIGCLSNLVSEDESLKLVVSKEGGIQCLKSFWDGAPTIQSIEVSIELLKNLASCRSIGEALVSEGFLAKLVGVLSCGVASVRLAAAGAICELSFSSKARKEVGEVGVIPPLIGMLEAKSSEEKEMAAQALAILMLYAGNRKLFLKEDKALECTVQLLGPSIINFDKKYLISVLNSIVNSSKCRKEIVDSGAFDHLPKLIDMEVDGAKKLNESLHRNNSWSVFARRR